CGCCTTAGCGCCCCCGACCTGGGACGCGATGAGGATCCGGTCGATCAGGCGCGGCCGGATGGGAGGGCTCTGAGCCGAGGCCACGATCAGCACGAGGTCGATGTTAGCGGCGAGCACCTTCATCTTCTGGCCGGTGATCGTGTCGGGGCGCGCGAGGACGGTCCGGCGGGGATGGACGCTCACGAGGCGCCCGCGCGCGCCCGCGCGCGCCGCGAAGGCGACTTCATCGCCAACAGCGACCGCGCCGTCGCCTCCCGCCATCGGCACGGGTCCGTATCCGCAGGCGACCTCGATGTCTCCGTCCCAGACCGTGCAGGAGTCGCGGAGGATGGCGGTGACGATCCCTCTCTGGATCGCCTCGGCGTCGCGTTCCATCCCGGCCGGCGCGGCGGAGTCTCCGAGGAGAATCTCGGTCGCCACATCGCGGAGCGGGCGGTTCCTGGAGCGAGTGGGGACGTAGTTGGGCTCGTCCGTCTCGCCAAGCCAATCGCGCCAGTTCCGGGAGCCATGGCGGGTGTCCCCGGAGGACGGCGATTCGACTTCCAGTCCACTGCCTCCCCGACGCAGGGTTCTGGCTCGTTTGTAGAGGACGCGGCGCTCTTCCGGCGACATCCGCTCGATCCGGGCGTTGAGCGCCTTCTGGGTCTTCTTGTCCAATGTCTTCCACCTCATCCCGAGTCGGTCATCCGTGGGGAGATCCCTGGGCTCGATTCGACTCGGGGCGAGGCGCAACCCATCCGGAACCTCCCGTGCGATCCACGAGGGTGTGTGGCGATGCGGATGGGCGGAATGGACCTCGACCCGATCCGGCCCGGCGGCCGGATGATCTCGGGGGCCTGCCTCTTTCTGGTCTGGAGGAAGTCGCCTAGGCGAGGGCGGAGGCCAATCCCGCCATGTTCGCAAGGGCTCTTGTCATGGAATCGAGGGCCTCCTTTCGGTCCGGTTGCGTCCGGTCGATTCCGGAGTCAACGTTGTCAAGGATGCCTGAAGGAGCGGCACGACGTCAAGACCCATCCGGATTGCGATTCGCAGACATCGCCCCCCCGCCGCGGATCGCGGCTCGCCACGACATGCCGCGGATCGCGTGCCCCGGATGGAATCGTGCGTGCCGTGTGGCTCCATGACGACGGCAATCAGGAGCCGGGCGAGCGCAGCCCATGGCCCGCGTCCCCGGTGTCGGGCGCATGGGAGTCCGTCCTCGAAGGGGGCCATGCTCCCCCCAGTCCCCCTGGCGGTCTCGCGAGCGGTGTGCTATGATAGTTGAACACCGTTCGTCGGGGGCGCACGCCCAGAACGCCATGGCCGACAGGAGGTTGCGGATTGCATAACAGATTGTGGATCATCGGATTGGCCCTCCTCGGGATATTCGCGGCTCCGGCCTTGGCGAACTTCCAGGTGTCGGGGACGTTCCTGTACGAGGACTTGCCGATCGACATCAACGGCTTCCAGAGTCCGCATCCCTCGAGGCCCGTGCGGTTGGTCGACGTGAAGGTGATCGACAACACGACACAGGCTACGCTCGCGACCGGGTCGACCGACTTGAACGGGAGCTTCTCGTTCAACGTGACCGACAGCCAGGTGCGGAACGTGGCGATCCTGGCGGTGGCT
This region of Candidatus Eisenbacteria bacterium genomic DNA includes:
- the rsgA gene encoding ribosome small subunit-dependent GTPase A, whose product is MRWKTLDKKTQKALNARIERMSPEERRVLYKRARTLRRGGSGLEVESPSSGDTRHGSRNWRDWLGETDEPNYVPTRSRNRPLRDVATEILLGDSAAPAGMERDAEAIQRGIVTAILRDSCTVWDGDIEVACGYGPVPMAGGDGAVAVGDEVAFAARAGARGRLVSVHPRRTVLARPDTITGQKMKVLAANIDLVLIVASAQSPPIRPRLIDRILIASQVGGAKAALCVNKVDLIRSAEERAEIDRALGPYREIGLRVIDASAATGEGIDEIRRLAEGKTCVLAGHSGVGKSSILNALDPSLDLQTGEVSRATDRGRHTTSASRLIRLPGGIRIIDTPGVRQFGLWKISPGDLASYFPDLEAHAAACRFADCRHLSEPDCAVREAAGGNPSLRARYSTYRRIVATI